One genomic window of Magnolia sinica isolate HGM2019 chromosome 3, MsV1, whole genome shotgun sequence includes the following:
- the LOC131240772 gene encoding protein RADIALIS-like 6: MGCGVHSDWSREEDKIFERALAVYDKETPDRWQNVATMVGGRSIDEIKRHYDILVEDLICIESDKVPLPNYVMPADRRPEQVQDSGRWTEKEQRLFLRLSMN; encoded by the coding sequence ATGGGTTGTGGGGTTCACTCGGATTGGAGTCGCGAGGAAGATAAGATTTTCGAGAGGGCCCTTGCTGTCTACGACAAAGAAACTCCTGACCGATGGCAGAATGTGGCAACCATGGTCGGAGGAAGAAGCATTGACGAGATCAAGAGGCACTATGATATTCTTGTGGAGGATCTCATCTGCATTGAATCTGATAAAGTCCCGCTCCCCAACTATGTAATGCCGGCAGATCGGAGACCTGAACAAGTTCAGGATAGCGGCCGGTGGACCGAGAAGGAACAAAG